The bacterium genome includes a window with the following:
- a CDS encoding ribonucleoside-triphosphate reductase — protein MSRAHTVIHRGASSAPDQASAAESAAARVYAKYLPRIQKRDGRILPFEFEKVVQAIHKAMLASHEGSVEEAHVVAHKVAGEMMRIAKTYKNFLPSVEGCQDEVERQLMLSDYVASAKAYILYRAKRSEARKEQGVVPERVKKLAEESAKYFTDNPLGEFVYLRTYARWIEKEQRRETWIETVDRYVDFMRENLGDTLTAKEYAEVREAILRQEVMPSMRAMQFSGEPARRCHTCVYNCTFTAPTKLEDFAEIMYLSMQGCGVGFAAESQNIQQLPQIEKQTGEKLATHVVGDSKEGWCDALTLGLRAWYAGQDVDFDFSRIRPAGARLKTMGGKASGPEPLRNLLAFARDRILKRQGRRLRNIDAHDIICKIGECVVAGGVRRTAMISLSDLDDAEIRDAKKGQFYLTDPHRSVANNSAVYETRPSNTELMDEWVALMKSGTGERGIFNRGSLEKTMPERRRAFLDKKYGGVRKGFIGQIGTNPCGEILLQPKQFCNLSEVIARADDTPKSLLRKARLAALLGTYQSTLTSFRYISKEWTENCEQERLLGVSITGQWDCPAVRDAEMLRSMRETAVKANAKYAKRFGVPASMAVTAVKPSGTVSQTFDCSSGLHPRHAKYYIRRIRISATDSLFKLMRDQGVPHHPEVGQTAENATTYVLEFPIKAPDDSVFKNDLSALEQLEYWKKVKLNYTEHNPSATVSIGEDEWIGVVGWLEKNWDIIGGLSFLPRENHVYQLAPYEAIDEATYERLAAAFPAIDYSKLVTYERTDETEQARELACAGGTCEIEPVPLTA, from the coding sequence ATGTCGCGTGCACACACCGTTATCCACCGGGGCGCTTCTTCAGCCCCTGATCAGGCGTCCGCCGCCGAATCCGCGGCCGCGCGGGTCTATGCGAAGTACTTGCCGCGCATCCAGAAACGCGACGGCCGCATCCTCCCTTTCGAGTTCGAGAAGGTCGTACAGGCGATCCACAAGGCGATGCTCGCCTCGCACGAAGGCTCCGTCGAGGAGGCGCACGTCGTCGCGCACAAGGTCGCTGGCGAGATGATGCGCATCGCGAAGACATACAAGAACTTCCTCCCGAGCGTCGAAGGATGCCAGGATGAGGTGGAACGCCAGCTCATGCTGAGCGATTACGTCGCGTCGGCGAAAGCGTACATTCTCTACCGCGCCAAGCGTTCGGAGGCGCGCAAAGAGCAGGGCGTCGTGCCCGAGCGCGTGAAGAAGCTCGCCGAGGAGAGCGCGAAGTACTTCACGGACAACCCGCTGGGCGAGTTCGTCTACTTGCGCACCTACGCGCGCTGGATCGAGAAGGAGCAGCGCCGCGAGACCTGGATCGAGACGGTGGACCGGTACGTGGATTTCATGCGGGAGAACCTCGGCGACACGCTGACGGCGAAGGAATATGCGGAGGTGCGCGAGGCGATCCTCCGGCAGGAAGTGATGCCCTCCATGCGCGCGATGCAGTTCTCCGGCGAGCCCGCGCGCCGCTGCCACACCTGCGTCTACAACTGCACTTTCACCGCGCCGACGAAGCTCGAGGATTTCGCCGAGATCATGTACCTCTCGATGCAGGGATGCGGAGTGGGATTCGCGGCAGAGAGCCAGAATATCCAGCAGCTGCCGCAGATCGAGAAGCAGACCGGCGAGAAGCTGGCGACCCACGTCGTCGGCGACAGCAAGGAAGGCTGGTGCGACGCCCTCACTCTCGGCCTGCGCGCCTGGTACGCCGGCCAGGATGTCGATTTCGATTTCTCGCGCATCCGGCCCGCCGGCGCGCGACTGAAGACCATGGGCGGCAAGGCCTCCGGCCCGGAGCCGCTGCGCAACCTCCTTGCCTTTGCGCGCGACCGCATCCTTAAGCGGCAGGGGCGGCGCCTGCGCAATATCGACGCGCACGACATCATCTGCAAGATCGGCGAGTGCGTGGTCGCCGGCGGCGTGCGCCGCACCGCGATGATCTCGCTCTCCGACCTTGATGACGCAGAGATCCGCGACGCGAAGAAGGGACAGTTCTATCTCACTGATCCGCACCGCTCCGTCGCGAACAACTCCGCCGTCTACGAGACGCGGCCGAGCAATACCGAGCTCATGGACGAGTGGGTGGCGCTCATGAAGAGCGGAACCGGCGAGCGCGGCATCTTCAACCGCGGCTCGCTGGAGAAGACCATGCCGGAACGCCGCCGCGCGTTCCTCGACAAGAAGTACGGCGGCGTCCGCAAGGGGTTCATCGGGCAGATCGGCACCAATCCGTGCGGCGAGATCCTCCTGCAGCCGAAGCAGTTCTGCAATCTCTCCGAGGTCATCGCCCGCGCGGATGACACGCCGAAGAGCCTGCTGCGCAAGGCCCGCCTCGCGGCGCTCCTCGGCACCTACCAATCCACGCTCACGAGTTTCCGGTATATCTCGAAAGAATGGACGGAGAATTGCGAGCAGGAACGCCTGCTCGGCGTCTCGATCACCGGGCAATGGGATTGCCCCGCGGTCCGCGATGCTGAGATGCTCCGGAGCATGCGCGAGACGGCCGTGAAGGCGAACGCGAAGTACGCCAAGCGGTTCGGCGTCCCCGCCTCGATGGCGGTGACGGCAGTGAAGCCTTCCGGCACCGTCTCCCAGACCTTCGACTGCTCCTCGGGGCTGCACCCGCGCCACGCGAAATACTACATCCGCCGCATCCGCATCTCGGCGACGGATTCCCTCTTCAAGCTCATGCGCGACCAAGGCGTGCCGCATCATCCGGAGGTGGGTCAGACCGCGGAAAACGCGACGACGTACGTGCTGGAATTCCCCATCAAGGCGCCGGACGATTCGGTCTTCAAGAACGATCTCTCCGCCCTCGAGCAGCTTGAGTACTGGAAGAAGGTCAAGCTGAACTATACGGAGCATAACCCCTCGGCCACGGTCTCCATCGGCGAGGACGAATGGATCGGCGTCGTCGGCTGGCTCGAGAAGAACTGGGACATCATCGGCGGCCTCTCGTTCCTGCCGCGCGAGAACCACGTCTACCAGCTCGCGCCCTACGAGGCCATCGACGAGGCGACGTATGAACGTCTCGCCGCCGCGTTCCCGGCGATCGATTATTCGAAGCTCGTCACCTACGAGCGCACCGACGAGACCGAGCAGGCCCGCGAGCTCGCCTGCGCCGGCGGCACCTGTGAGATCGAACCTGTCCCGCTGACGGCATGA
- a CDS encoding ATP-dependent Clp protease ATP-binding subunit, with product MKPRRIPYYDLRAEAAGKLPALVGREAELERLDRMLRRRVNANVCLVGPSGVGKTALAYGWIQRLLRNRHQPPVIAQLDAAHLAELDDPAAEAWYAGALRSLPAGVFFVDDFGRAIRQDAALVPRAYRLYRHLLARRDAHLILALEPHQHAWLERECPAFAREFDAIALEEQPDAECRRVLSRKLRRLGTQPIIVPDDMIAEAVALARRHPTLGALPRSAISLLDEGIALAAASGAKVLGTDALGRAIEAKTGVPRASLSAGGLRDALDIEKQLNARITDQPGATARIAGALQRMKLGLHDPQRPASFLLLGPSGVGKTETAKAVAALMFGGAKSFARFDMSEFQQEHTVQRLIGAPPGYLGHEEGGALTNALRREPHSLVLLDEIEKAHPKVFDIFLQLLDDGRLTSGRGETVNAADAIIMATSNAAAPEILAAHARGTDTDDPAFVRDTVLPVLARTFRLEFLNRFDAIIVFKPLAAPALLRIARLEIRKLEQRFAAHRVRFDIETETLMDRINDLADPRFGARPVKRFVEETCETLLTQALLADTRV from the coding sequence ATGAAGCCGCGCCGCATACCCTACTACGACCTCCGCGCCGAAGCCGCCGGCAAGCTTCCCGCGCTCGTCGGCCGCGAGGCGGAACTGGAGCGCCTCGATCGCATGCTGCGCCGGCGCGTGAATGCGAACGTCTGCCTCGTGGGACCATCCGGCGTCGGCAAGACGGCGCTCGCGTACGGCTGGATACAGCGCCTCCTGCGCAACCGGCATCAGCCGCCGGTCATCGCCCAGCTCGATGCGGCGCACCTCGCGGAACTCGATGACCCGGCCGCCGAAGCATGGTACGCCGGCGCGCTGCGCAGCTTGCCCGCCGGCGTCTTCTTCGTCGACGACTTCGGGCGCGCCATCCGTCAGGATGCGGCGCTCGTCCCGCGCGCCTACCGGCTCTACCGCCACCTGCTTGCGCGCCGGGACGCGCATCTCATCCTCGCGCTCGAGCCGCATCAGCATGCGTGGCTCGAGCGCGAATGCCCCGCGTTCGCGCGGGAATTCGACGCCATCGCGCTCGAAGAACAGCCGGATGCCGAGTGCCGGCGGGTGCTCTCCCGCAAGCTGCGGCGGCTCGGGACACAGCCGATCATCGTGCCCGATGACATGATCGCGGAGGCCGTCGCGCTCGCGCGGCGGCACCCGACGCTCGGCGCGTTGCCGCGCAGCGCGATATCCCTCCTCGATGAGGGCATCGCCCTCGCCGCGGCATCGGGCGCGAAAGTGCTCGGCACGGACGCGCTCGGTCGCGCCATCGAAGCGAAGACGGGCGTCCCTCGGGCGTCGCTTTCCGCCGGCGGCCTGCGCGATGCGCTCGACATCGAGAAACAGCTGAACGCCCGCATCACCGACCAGCCCGGCGCAACCGCTCGCATCGCTGGAGCGCTGCAGCGGATGAAGCTCGGCCTGCACGATCCGCAGCGCCCCGCTTCCTTCCTCCTTCTCGGGCCGTCAGGCGTCGGCAAGACGGAGACGGCGAAAGCGGTCGCGGCGCTCATGTTCGGCGGCGCGAAGAGCTTCGCGCGTTTCGACATGTCGGAATTCCAACAGGAACATACCGTCCAGCGGCTTATCGGCGCGCCGCCGGGATATCTCGGCCACGAGGAAGGCGGCGCGCTCACCAACGCCCTGCGCCGCGAGCCGCACTCGCTCGTCCTCCTCGACGAGATCGAGAAGGCGCATCCGAAGGTCTTCGACATCTTCCTGCAGCTCCTCGATGACGGGCGACTGACCTCGGGCCGCGGCGAGACGGTGAACGCTGCGGACGCCATCATCATGGCTACCTCGAACGCGGCGGCGCCCGAGATACTGGCAGCGCACGCGCGGGGGACGGATACCGACGATCCGGCGTTCGTGCGCGATACGGTGCTGCCGGTCCTCGCGCGGACGTTCCGGCTCGAATTCCTGAACCGCTTCGATGCCATCATCGTCTTCAAACCGCTCGCTGCGCCTGCGCTGCTGCGCATCGCGCGCCTCGAGATCCGCAAGCTCGAACAGCGCTTCGCCGCGCACCGCGTGCGCTTCGATATCGAGACGGAGACGCTGATGGACCGCATCAATGACCTTGCCGACCCGCGCTTCGGCGCACGCCCCGTGAAGCGCTTCGTCGAGGAGACGTGCGAAACCCTCCTCACGCAAGCGCTGCTCGCCGATACTCGCGTATGA
- a CDS encoding TraM recognition domain-containing protein, with translation MNRVTIGINEFRGKRSPITLAAPDRLRHLYLLGKTGVGKSSVFQDLCLQDIRNGEGVCFMDPHGDSVEWLLARIPRERLKDVVLFDPGDALHPFGLNLLEAGDDAEKGFLASECIRIFYKLFDPQRSGIIGPQFEHWLRNAALTVMAGPGGSLLDIPRLFIDPGFERERRRFLTDATVIDFWAKQMAHTSSFHKSEMLNYFLSKFGPFLSDPLMRTIMGQRVNSFRFADLIDNRSIFLANLSKGRIGETNAHLLGLILLARLQSAVFARAGRSADVRTPYYLYVDEFQNFATDTFESLLSESRKYGLGIHLAHQYLAQLTDGIREAVFGNVGTQLAFEVSAEDAKVIAPGFAPVTESDLTNLPRYHFYIRLMIEGKTSQAFSGITLPPEPAPPGVGMREKAVALSRLAHGWPLPFVEATLQQERG, from the coding sequence ATGAACCGCGTCACCATCGGCATCAACGAATTCCGCGGGAAGCGCTCCCCGATCACGCTCGCCGCGCCGGACCGCCTGCGCCACCTGTACCTCCTCGGCAAGACCGGCGTCGGCAAATCGAGCGTCTTCCAGGATCTCTGCCTGCAGGATATCCGCAACGGCGAAGGCGTCTGCTTCATGGATCCGCACGGCGATTCCGTCGAGTGGCTGCTCGCGCGCATACCGCGGGAGCGGCTCAAGGACGTCGTACTCTTCGACCCGGGAGATGCGCTGCACCCCTTCGGGCTCAATCTCCTCGAAGCGGGCGACGACGCCGAGAAGGGCTTCCTCGCGAGCGAATGCATCCGCATCTTCTACAAGCTCTTCGATCCGCAGCGCTCCGGCATCATCGGCCCGCAGTTCGAGCACTGGCTCCGCAACGCGGCGCTCACCGTCATGGCGGGCCCCGGCGGGAGCCTGCTGGATATCCCGCGCCTTTTCATAGATCCCGGCTTCGAGCGGGAGCGTCGGCGCTTCCTCACGGATGCGACGGTCATCGATTTCTGGGCGAAGCAGATGGCGCACACTTCCTCCTTCCACAAGAGCGAGATGCTCAATTACTTCCTCTCCAAATTCGGCCCCTTCCTGAGCGACCCGCTCATGCGCACCATCATGGGGCAGCGCGTGAACAGCTTCCGCTTCGCGGACCTGATAGACAACCGCAGCATCTTCCTCGCCAACCTCTCCAAGGGCCGCATCGGCGAGACGAACGCGCACCTGCTCGGCCTCATCCTCCTCGCCCGGCTCCAATCCGCGGTATTCGCGCGCGCCGGGCGCAGCGCGGACGTCCGCACGCCCTACTATCTCTACGTGGACGAGTTCCAGAACTTCGCGACCGATACTTTCGAGAGCCTGCTCAGCGAATCCCGCAAGTACGGGCTCGGCATCCATCTCGCGCACCAGTACCTCGCCCAGCTCACCGACGGCATCCGCGAGGCGGTCTTCGGCAACGTCGGGACGCAGCTCGCGTTCGAAGTGAGCGCGGAGGACGCGAAGGTCATCGCGCCGGGATTCGCGCCGGTCACCGAGAGCGATCTCACGAACCTTCCGCGATACCATTTCTATATCAGGCTCATGATCGAGGGGAAGACGAGCCAGGCGTTCTCCGGCATCACGCTCCCGCCGGAGCCTGCGCCGCCGGGCGTCGGGATGCGGGAGAAAGCCGTCGCGCTCAGCCGCCTCGCGCACGGCTGGCCGCTCCCGTTCGTCGAAGCCACGCTGCAGCAGGAACGCGGCTGA
- a CDS encoding Ig-like domain-containing protein, whose protein sequence is MKSVRGLAALHALPVFVAILAAFGSFSYAHALAVVAGSNATTTPNVATSIPGFQITGNAASTTPVKLRVTSGTLTVSATTGVTISGSGSATVNLSGTVANLNTALSTLKYTRSSTGSDTLEVSLVNANQVYWSGNGHMYEYVSTSRTWAEAKAAAEAASIDGVPGYLATMSTTSENAFVAPRTTGDGWLGARDWTQEKRWVWETGPEAGSWFFQESDGGGGTTQTGWFAGWAGGEPNDYNGDDATGDESGGEDCGYMFGGGSGNWNDYPCSTSQGYIVEYGTDGNLPQVVAATSSIVTADVPALTALSPLNNATNVSSTANLVITFSKTVTADTGNILIKKDSDDSTVESIAVGSGQVTGGGSTSITINPSITFDDSTAYYVIIPSTAFKDASNNYFSGISSDTVWAFTTGDSTAPSLSSITASSTASTTAGVAWTSNESASSKVVFGLTSSYSSTTPERDTSSRVTSHYLGLAPLLSCTTYHYAAVSRDAALNSATSSDATFTTSGCTADIEPTAATSTAMTSSGGETSVEDGGKTFSVSVPNNATTSSFVIQVKAIPSDDVLATLGRPTAKPTEVGATVFDVKAIVNGTTEFDSFDAEVTIEYQYTDSEISGLDESTLRLYHYTNGSWAQLNACTVDTGANTISCTTPSFSIFGLFGSAISSGGGGGTTIQGRVANLRASGNLALADELVRQYPQAFASTQTAAAAAVTSGTCPKYTFTRSLKKGMTGEDVRALQQLMNCLGFKLGESGAGAPGAETNLFAQRTFDAVVKFQEKYASEVLAPINATKGTGFFATYSIKKVHQLMGGE, encoded by the coding sequence ATGAAATCCGTACGCGGACTCGCTGCCCTGCATGCACTGCCGGTCTTTGTTGCGATTCTTGCGGCCTTCGGCAGCTTTTCGTACGCGCATGCGCTCGCCGTCGTTGCTGGTAGTAATGCGACAACGACGCCGAATGTCGCGACGTCCATCCCCGGCTTCCAGATAACCGGTAATGCCGCGTCGACGACTCCCGTGAAGCTCCGCGTCACCAGCGGAACACTCACCGTTTCGGCGACGACGGGCGTTACTATTTCCGGAAGCGGCAGTGCGACGGTGAACCTGAGCGGTACCGTCGCGAATCTCAATACCGCGCTCTCGACGCTCAAATATACCCGTAGCTCTACCGGCTCCGATACGCTTGAAGTCTCATTAGTGAATGCCAATCAGGTGTATTGGTCGGGGAATGGTCACATGTATGAATACGTGAGCACGAGCCGGACATGGGCCGAAGCGAAAGCTGCCGCAGAAGCAGCTTCGATAGACGGCGTACCTGGCTATCTCGCCACCATGTCGACCACCAGCGAGAACGCATTCGTCGCACCACGCACCACCGGTGACGGCTGGCTCGGTGCGCGTGATTGGACTCAGGAGAAGCGGTGGGTATGGGAGACCGGTCCCGAAGCAGGTTCATGGTTCTTCCAGGAATCGGACGGTGGAGGAGGGACGACGCAGACGGGCTGGTTCGCCGGCTGGGCGGGCGGTGAACCGAATGATTACAACGGGGATGATGCGACCGGTGATGAAAGCGGCGGTGAAGACTGCGGCTACATGTTCGGTGGCGGGAGCGGGAACTGGAACGACTATCCGTGTTCGACATCGCAGGGGTACATCGTCGAGTATGGGACCGACGGCAATCTGCCTCAAGTCGTCGCGGCGACCTCTTCAATCGTGACGGCCGACGTTCCGGCACTCACCGCGCTCTCACCGTTGAATAACGCGACCAATGTAAGCTCGACCGCGAACCTCGTCATCACGTTCAGCAAGACCGTGACCGCCGATACGGGGAATATCCTCATCAAGAAGGATTCCGATGATTCGACGGTAGAGAGCATCGCGGTGGGAAGCGGGCAAGTGACCGGCGGCGGCTCGACCAGCATCACGATCAATCCGAGCATAACGTTCGACGACAGCACCGCGTACTATGTGATCATCCCGAGTACCGCGTTCAAGGACGCTTCGAATAACTACTTCAGCGGTATCTCATCGGATACCGTCTGGGCGTTCACGACGGGGGACTCGACCGCTCCTTCTCTTTCTTCCATAACTGCATCATCGACCGCGAGCACGACAGCAGGCGTCGCGTGGACAAGCAATGAATCCGCATCGAGCAAGGTCGTGTTCGGCCTCACGTCAAGCTATAGCTCGACGACGCCGGAGAGGGATACGTCATCGCGCGTGACTTCCCACTATCTCGGACTCGCTCCGCTCCTGAGCTGCACCACGTATCACTATGCCGCCGTCTCGCGCGATGCGGCTCTCAATAGCGCGACATCATCAGACGCTACCTTTACGACGTCGGGTTGTACCGCCGATATCGAGCCTACAGCGGCGACCTCGACGGCGATGACCTCTAGCGGCGGCGAGACGAGCGTGGAGGATGGCGGTAAGACATTCTCGGTAAGCGTGCCCAATAACGCGACGACTTCTTCGTTCGTCATCCAAGTGAAGGCGATACCGAGTGATGATGTGCTGGCGACACTCGGCCGACCGACGGCCAAGCCGACGGAAGTGGGCGCGACTGTCTTCGATGTGAAGGCGATCGTCAACGGCACGACCGAATTCGATTCCTTCGACGCGGAAGTGACCATCGAGTACCAGTACACCGACAGCGAAATCAGCGGCTTGGATGAATCGACGCTCAGGCTCTACCACTATACGAACGGTTCGTGGGCGCAGCTCAACGCCTGCACCGTAGATACGGGTGCCAACACGATCTCGTGTACGACCCCGTCGTTCTCGATCTTCGGGCTTTTCGGTAGCGCGATCTCGTCGGGCGGCGGTGGCGGTACCACGATACAAGGCCGTGTGGCGAACCTGCGCGCATCCGGCAATCTTGCGCTCGCGGATGAGTTGGTGCGTCAGTATCCACAGGCGTTCGCTTCGACGCAGACTGCTGCCGCTGCTGCGGTAACTTCCGGCACCTGCCCGAAGTACACGTTCACACGCTCCCTGAAGAAGGGCATGACAGGTGAGGATGTGCGTGCGCTTCAGCAGCTGATGAACTGCCTCGGCTTCAAATTGGGGGAGAGTGGTGCGGGCGCGCCCGGCGCGGAGACCAATCTTTTCGCACAGCGTACGTTCGATGCGGTCGTGAAGTTCCAAGAGAAATACGCGAGCGAGGTCCTTGCCCCGATCAATGCGACGAAAGGCACTGGATTCTTCGCGACGTATTCTATCAAGAAGGTGCATCAGCTGATGGGGGGCGAGTGA
- a CDS encoding peptidoglycan-binding protein — MKAPRIHRGILLACLFSSLLATQPAHAASITWSAQTAAENNSWQSVVYGEGIFVAVSSNGTNRVMTSPDGITWTARSAPVGTTDSTWKSVTYGNGTFVAVANVGTTKVMTSPDGETWTAQTPAEDNSWESVTFGNGTFVAVADTGTNRAMSSTDGVTWTPHSVSATTWKAVTYGNGTFVAVNDRDSAMTSADGATWNLHTMDGNFAWRSLAYGNGVFVAVAGNMAIDTSPNGSSWTSRSFPSGFSAGLSSVAYGGDTFVAVPSNTVGKVIVSSDGITWSIQDAVSGSGWSGITYGNNRFVAVGGSTARVITGATAPTVTTQAASSVSTTSGTGNGTITSEGTASSTARGFVYGASASYGATTTESGTFGAGAFTASITGLTCGTTYHYAAYATNTFGTGYASDTTFTTSQCPAEDEEDSESDSPRSSISGGGTSVMDRVKNLLASGNTAFAQQLMREYPQAFSSAQTAAAASAAVTPATGPCPSYRFTRSLRQGMTGDDVRELQKFLNCQGFAVSAAGAGSRGNESNVFAARTHEAVVAFQQHYAAEILAPAGVSGATGVFGEFSRIKAHTLLGVE; from the coding sequence ATGAAAGCCCCTCGAATACACCGCGGCATTCTCCTTGCATGTCTCTTCTCCTCGCTGCTCGCGACACAGCCCGCACATGCGGCTTCTATTACGTGGTCTGCGCAAACCGCGGCAGAAAATAATTCATGGCAGTCCGTCGTATACGGCGAAGGCATCTTCGTTGCGGTCTCCTCCAATGGCACCAATCGGGTTATGACATCTCCTGATGGCATTACGTGGACCGCTCGATCGGCCCCAGTCGGTACTACCGACAGCACGTGGAAATCAGTTACGTACGGCAACGGCACGTTCGTGGCGGTGGCCAATGTCGGCACCACCAAGGTGATGACCTCCCCCGACGGCGAAACGTGGACGGCCCAGACGCCGGCCGAAGATAACTCATGGGAATCCGTTACCTTCGGCAACGGCACGTTTGTCGCCGTTGCCGATACCGGCACGAACAGAGCCATGTCCTCGACCGACGGAGTGACGTGGACACCGCACTCGGTAAGCGCCACGACATGGAAAGCAGTCACGTACGGCAACGGCACGTTCGTGGCGGTCAATGATCGTGATAGCGCGATGACTTCCGCCGACGGTGCCACGTGGAATCTGCACACGATGGACGGCAATTTCGCGTGGAGGAGTCTCGCGTACGGCAATGGAGTATTCGTGGCCGTAGCGGGGAATATGGCCATCGACACCTCTCCCAATGGCTCCTCATGGACGAGCAGATCATTCCCCAGCGGGTTTAGCGCGGGACTGAGTTCGGTTGCGTACGGAGGCGATACGTTTGTTGCGGTTCCCTCCAATACCGTAGGCAAGGTGATTGTCTCCTCCGACGGAATCACGTGGAGCATACAGGATGCGGTCTCGGGCAGCGGGTGGTCAGGCATTACGTATGGGAACAACAGGTTCGTTGCGGTTGGTGGCAGTACGGCACGAGTCATCACCGGCGCGACAGCCCCTACGGTTACGACGCAAGCAGCCTCTTCAGTATCGACCACGAGCGGTACCGGCAACGGCACGATCACCTCGGAAGGCACCGCGAGCAGTACCGCACGCGGTTTCGTCTACGGAGCGAGCGCTTCGTACGGGGCGACGACCACGGAATCCGGCACATTCGGCGCCGGTGCGTTCACCGCATCCATCACCGGCCTTACCTGCGGCACGACGTATCACTATGCGGCCTATGCAACGAACACGTTTGGCACCGGATATGCGTCGGACACGACGTTCACGACGAGCCAGTGCCCCGCGGAAGACGAGGAAGATTCCGAATCCGACTCCCCGCGATCATCAATAAGCGGCGGCGGCACGTCCGTCATGGATCGTGTGAAGAATCTCCTCGCATCCGGCAATACCGCCTTCGCGCAGCAATTGATGCGCGAGTATCCGCAGGCATTCTCGTCGGCGCAGACGGCCGCAGCGGCTTCCGCCGCAGTCACACCAGCGACTGGCCCCTGCCCGTCATACCGCTTCACTCGCTCACTGCGGCAGGGCATGACGGGCGACGATGTACGCGAGCTGCAGAAATTCCTCAACTGCCAGGGCTTCGCGGTCAGTGCGGCGGGCGCAGGATCTCGCGGAAACGAGTCGAACGTCTTCGCGGCACGTACCCACGAGGCCGTCGTCGCATTCCAGCAACACTACGCCGCCGAGATACTCGCGCCTGCGGGAGTATCGGGCGCCACCGGCGTCTTCGGCGAGTTCTCGAGGATCAAAGCGCACACGCTGCTGGGAGTCGAATAA
- a CDS encoding DUF1801 domain-containing protein — MGASIVGFGRRKQIYANGKEAEWMTIGFAPRKQNIALYGLKVFTVTRAGVKEKKGDNDFLLKLGKYKEGGGCLYINRLSDIDTKELENIIKLAMKRVK; from the coding sequence GTGGGGGCTTCGATCGTCGGTTTCGGACGACGGAAGCAGATCTACGCGAACGGGAAGGAGGCGGAATGGATGACGATCGGCTTCGCGCCGCGTAAGCAGAACATCGCGTTGTACGGCCTCAAGGTCTTCACCGTCACCCGTGCCGGAGTGAAAGAGAAGAAAGGCGATAACGATTTCCTTTTGAAACTCGGGAAATACAAAGAAGGCGGCGGGTGTCTCTATATCAATAGGCTTTCGGATATCGATACGAAAGAGCTTGAGAATATCATCAAGCTGGCGATGAAGCGCGTTAAGTAG
- a CDS encoding DUF305 domain-containing protein yields METKNNNILIIGIGTLVLGLVLGYFLGTGKMDCPMMSGSTDTSSHMMGGSHEMGNTMTNMTAGLEGKSGEEFEKAFIDEMIVHHEGAVDMAEILLQKTQRPELVKLGNDIISAQTNEIEMMKEWRQTWFNN; encoded by the coding sequence ATGGAAACAAAAAATAACAACATACTTATTATCGGCATCGGCACTCTCGTTCTGGGACTTGTTCTCGGATATTTCTTGGGAACGGGAAAAATGGATTGCCCGATGATGTCAGGCTCTACGGACACAAGCAGTCATATGATGGGCGGCTCACATGAAATGGGAAACACAATGACTAACATGACAGCAGGTCTAGAAGGTAAATCAGGAGAAGAATTTGAGAAGGCATTTATTGACGAAATGATTGTTCACCACGAAGGAGCTGTAGATATGGCAGAGATCCTTCTTCAGAAGACACAGCGTCCTGAACTCGTAAAACTCGGAAATGACATTATTAGCGCCCAGACAAATGAAATTGAAATGATGAAAGAGTGGCGACAAACCTGGTTTAACAATTAA